The genomic stretch CCGGGTTCTAGACTTCTAGCAATTCCGGCTGAAGCTGTTCGATCTTCTCCCATGTGTGCTGACTAGCGATTTCTGTTGTTGACTATACTTCTCGTCAGCTGATTAGCGATTTTTGATGGCACCTATAGCCATCACGTACGTGCATGTAGCCGACGAGATCAGCTGACTAAGAATTACTCTAATTTTCAGTCGAGAGAGCAGAATATGTTCAAGACCTCAAACTCATCATATATTAATTACAGTCGGTAATATTTCTCTTTCAACTTAGGGATGTCTGAAAATATAAACTACCCATCTCATCTCGGGTCGAATATCCTTATTGTGCTGCATGCTTTGGACGATGCTATCCCAATGGAGGAGTGCTGATCAAAGAGTGCCCCAGCATTTTCGATGCTGTCAGCCAGCTGTTAGCCGTACCTTCAAGGTCAAGTTGCGGGATCAGCAGCATTGATCGAAGGCAGTCAGCCGGCATCAGAAGAAGTCGGGGAGGCATCGAGAGAAAGCAGCCTTTTTTGAGAAATACTTCTTTAGCTCAACAATATCCGTCCCTGTATAATATTGTACACCATAAGAATGTTACAGTTAAACAAGTGCCTGCCCAACCACCTTTGAATATTACATTCCGAAAGGTACTGAGTGGTAGTAAATGGATTTCCTGGTTACAATTATGCAGGAAACTCATGATGGTTACTTTGAATAATGAGGAGGATCGTTTTGTTTGGACGTTGACATCTAATGGGGTGTTTACTGTTAAGTcaatgtatgaagatcttatgttTGATCATACCCCTTTTTTGAGAAAGTATCTTTGGAAGGTTAAAATACCGCTTAAGATTAAGATTTTTttgtggttcttgagtaataaaGTACTATTAACCAAAGATAATCTAGCTAAACGTCATTgaaatgggtgtacaaaatgtgtgttctgtggggaacaggagaccattcaacaTCTTTTTATTGATTGTCCGTTAGCCAAGCTCTtatggcgtacggttaatttcacatatgatcttccacctcccaccaatattactaatatgtttggtaattggttaaatggagtagatatatAGACAATCTAAATCTTTTATCTGGATTGggatttctgctttatgttggtctatttggagggtcagaaatgatataaCTTTTAATAAAAAATCCTCTtttcattttttgcaggttatccatatggtctccCACTGGGTCCAACTCTGGGCCCTACTCTCCctggagggacagcgggatgccaaggcttctggatgcacacggctgctgatggttgctcaggatatcttgtgccaggctggttggcgacatactagaaggctatgatgatctgtAGTCTTAGTATGGTTTGGTTTCGATGGTTGgttcttgtatcaatcctcggtgatgcgtgagttgtaaacaaTATTTTCTTAAACCTTATTTAATAAAGAACCgtatgcatcatcatgatgcagaagccggggtatacccattttgaaaaaaatcgaGAGAAAGCAGCCGGGAGCATCCGAGAGAGAGCAGTCGATCGGGAGTGCTAGGACTGTGGCCTCGGAGAATGGACATTTAACTGACAGCCCTGAGCCAGAGGTGACCAGCGATGCCGGAACCGATGCCGCATCAGCTCCGGCTAACACGCAAATCAATCCACCAACAAACACGTAGCTGCTTGGAAATCTCGTTCATAGAGTCCGTCGAAGTTCTAGTTATCTTTGCCGTTGCTCATCGACAATTTGGTTCTTATGTTTGCCCGTGGTCTTGTAGTGTACAAAAGAACTCATCTCAGAGTGTTGGGTGTTGATCTGTACAATACACCATTGAAATTTTAGCTGTCTATATGCATGTCTAGCGCATACCTAGGTGTTGTAGATGGAAAATTGTTTCCAACTGACCACAATAAGTTCATAATATCAAGCGAGTACCCTACATTGTTGACCGCACATTAGGTACTGCAGGTCCTTTggtctctgcgccggcttggctgaCTTCTTGCCCACCTGTTTGGAAAAATGAAATTTTGCAAGACAATTtattggtttgggagaaatattCAATTGTTTGTATTTAAATAAAAGTAAAATTCCCAATCAAATTTGTAAACCTTTATGTTTTTTGAGCGTACGCCAGAGACATACCATAATTTTATAGAAGGCAGAGGTTTGAGTATAAGAACACAACACTCGCTGCGACCAACAAGCATAGCAATAATTCCACACCGGCTAGTCCAAAAAAAAGCCACCACCAACAAAACAACAACACAAGATGAAAGAGCATATCCTAAGCTAAGCAACAAAGCCACGTCTCGACCGCCGCCGCCAAAGAACAACAATTGCAAAAGGACTCTCCCTGTCGACACACCATCTAAAGGAGATAGATGGCGGAACTCGGTTGGGCCCGAGAAGGCATCGTCTTGGAGTCACCGACAATGGCGTGCATTGTGCCCTTGAAGAACAACCATGGATAGCGGCGAGCACCAGAGGAGGACAACCAGGAACCTCCATATCGTGTCTCCAAACGCGATGCTCCCAACAAAGTGACGGCATTgaggacgccgccatcgcgcCGATCCAACTCAGGACCTATAGGCTTTCTGCAAGAGACATCTACAAGACCAGTGAGAGAGAACAAGATGCATCGACACATTACGCGgtgcctccaaggaggggaacgaCACTCGCGGGAGTCGTCGTCGCTGGCACCGAGCAAGGCGTGCAAGACGTTCGTCCGAAAAGCCGCATACTTCCCACCCTACCCGCCGGACAAGGACAAACGTCCAAGTTGTTCACACCGCTGTCGCCGCAACACTTCTCCAAAGCCGCTGAAATGTCGTGGAACTCACACGACCCGCACGAACGAGATCCCTCCTTTTTCCCATAGCCTCCCGCCCTTCTTCCACCTCCTGCACGGTCAAGAATTCGCTGCACCATAGCTGTCACCTCGTGATAGATGTGTTACATCCGAAGCCCTAAGGCAAAGATCGGGCCTGAGACTCTGGGAGGGACCAGATCTGGCCCGTTCCACCAGCCACTAGCCCCGCCGGCGTTGCCCCTCCACGGCCTCCGCCGCCTCTAGCATCCGAACACCGGTAGAACCGTTGCTGCGCCACCTGCCGAAACCCCATGACCGGGAAGATCCACGCTACCACCCAGGGAACCGCACTGCCGCCTCGATGCACCGTCTCCTTGGTCCCCGCTTCGCACGCATGCCTCACCACCAAGACGCCTGACCAGCACCTTCGCTCCAACTCGCCGCCGCTTGACACCGCCCCCGCGCGCCGCCTAGCTTATCGTCCCGCCCCACGCGAGGAAGGCCCGATGGGGCTTGCCAACACCTGTCTGCCTCCCTTTGACGgtcgggcgccgccaccaccgccagccTCGGCGGGGGcagcggccaggagggccgggacGGGGCAGGTTCGCTCGATCTAGGGTTTTGACCTCCAGGGTCGCCCGCGTGTGCGACCTTGGGGGAGATTTTTTGGGCGTCTCCCGCAACACTAAATTATTGTAAACCTTTTAAGATCAACATGAGGGGAGGAGGTTCAAGAATTCAAGAAAATGGATCTCATCTCCTTGAATGAATGGACGAATAAAGAACAGAAGTGGTTAGAGGAGGATGAAGGGCAATTGCAACTTTCACGATGACAAATAAAAGAGTAAGGAAGAAGATTGATCTCCACCTGTGCTGGCATGCCGGCAGCAAAGCGTGGCCTTAAACCTTTCAACATAACCAGCAGCATGACGCTTAAATTTGAAGATTCCAGCGGTTTACTTGCACGCCCTCCTCACGTTAATGAATTCTTGTTCTTGACTTACCAGACCACTCACAAAATGTTCATGGGTCAGATGTTCAGAGAGAGAGAAGTACGGTGATTATTTGAAGTCTATTGACACCACACATCATACATGTAATATATGATACATTCACCACAAAACCAGACCATATGCATATACTTCTGTAGTATATCTTGAAGCAAAATAAACACAAGCATACAACAAGGATTAAACACTCACACAAATTTCACATACACTCATGATCACGTCTTTATTCTTCTCCCAGACTCCACCAGCAAAGAAATAAACACCAACCCCCGAGGAATCGCTGTCACCTTTCTCATCTTGGCTGAATCAGGCGTATTCGGCAGGGTTGGCAACGAGGTAGGTCTCGACTATCTTCATCAGGGCGATGTAGCCCCCGATGAGCTCCGCCTGTTCCTCTGCGCTCAGCGCCCCGCCGCCGTCGAGCCTCTCATACTCCACCTTGAACTTGGCCACGCATGCGCCTTCCCTGGCTGGCTCGAACTTTACCTCGGTCACCTGCGACTTGAGGTTGCCGCTCACCTTGCTGCCCACCAGCACCTCATTCCTTCGCACCAGTGTCGCGTCGTCACGGACCAACACGCGGCTCCTGACCATGTTGCCGCCCGCACCtggcgccgctgctgccgctgcaCTGAGCGTCAGGGTGGTGATGCTGCCGGGGCCGCCGTCGCCCTCCACGTCCACGGAGTCGAAGATGCCCGTGCTGGTCTTAACCAAGGCATCACCGGAGCAGGACACCTTCCACATCCGGTCTGCGGACACCGCCAGGGCACAATCCTCGGTGATCACGCAGCCAGCCACCATCTTGTCGGTTCGTCAGTGGACACTAAGTCACTAATCGATGTTGGCAAGTTCTTGCAGACTTGTGATGGCTGATGAGTGTGTGCGTTTTTCAAAGAAGGGATTATGTACATTTATTTATAGGCGCAAGAGGACTGATGAAGCCAATCCTCAACgggctgtgctccgg from Lolium rigidum isolate FL_2022 chromosome 4, APGP_CSIRO_Lrig_0.1, whole genome shotgun sequence encodes the following:
- the LOC124705755 gene encoding pathogenesis-related protein STH-21-like, coding for MVAGCVITEDCALAVSADRMWKVSCSGDALVKTSTGIFDSVDVEGDGGPGSITTLTLSAAAAAAPGAGGNMVRSRVLVRDDATLVRRNEVLVGSKVSGNLKSQVTEVKFEPAREGACVAKFKVEYERLDGGGALSAEEQAELIGGYIALMKIVETYLVANPAEYA